ACGATAGAGGCAAGTAACCCACAGGACCACGCGGCGCTAGCCAAGTGGGACGAGGATTACAGCCGATAGCGTGACCCGAACGCCCTTGCAAGTTGCTGGTGGTTTAGCAAAAAGCTAGTTTGGGCGGAGGGGGCCCGCATAAAAGGTATTTTAATAAACAATCAATTCGTCATGAATGACTTTTTTTAGAAAATCCTATTCGAGCTCACTAAAAGGAATTTGGAAACTGTAATAAAGAAAGTTACCCTTGCCTCTGCATTCCAATTCAATAAGTTTGGCATCCCAATTTATTGATATTATTCCAAAGTTTTGACTTACGCATAAGGGGCTTACTCTGGTTGAATTTTCGTAATCTTTCATAGTAAAGTTACTGTGAGTTAAGCCGCTGCTGGTGAAATCAAATAAAGGGTAGGAAGGTTTGTTATCGATTTTGGAAACCTCGCTTAGATGCCGGTCTCCACTGATAAAGAATATATGTTTTTTTCCACTTTGAGCAATGGTTTTTTTCATTCGTTCATACGATTTTGGGAAGTTTAACCATTCTTCAAAAACATGTTTTCCTGCAGAAAATTGAATACTGGTTCCAATAATGGTAATTTCGGCTTCATCATTTTGAAGAGTAGTTTCTAACCATTTCCATTGAGTTTCACCCAGCATATCACTTTCCGGACCTGGATCTTCCCTAAAATATCTTGTATCAAGTAAGATTATCTTAATTGTTTTTGAGCCTTCACCAAGGTCATAGGATTGATAAACACCTTCTTGAGTTCTTCTCGGGGAGTTTGATGGTACGTTAAAGAAATCAAGGTGATAGGATTGTGATGTTCTTTTTTCCGGATAATTTTTCCCGACGTTGTTGGAACCATAATCGTGATCGTCCCAGGTTCCAATTACCGGGCAGGTTTGTAATAGTTTTTTGTAGTTAACATTAAGACGTTGCCGTTGGTAAAGGCGGTCCATTTCATCCATATTTTCAGTATCGGCGTAGATATTATCGCCTAACCAAATCCAAAGTTGGGGTTGATTTTCGATTACTGAATTCCAAATCCTTTGTCTGCTCCATTGAAGATTACAGGAACCGAAGGCAATTTTGGTAATAACTCCTGTAGGTAAATTTTGAGACCAGGTTTGAAAAGAAATTAAGAAGGAAAATGAAATTGCGAGGTAACGAATCATTAGAATGGAGGTAAGAAAGGTACTTGCAAAGCAACAATAGAAATGGATAGAAATAACTTTGTAAAGGTTAAAATTTCTTTACTTTTTCTATCGAATTCCATAACAGTTCGGTGGTTTTATTCCAATTAAACTGAGTTGCCCTTTCTAATCCAAGTTGAATAAGGGAATTTCTATCAGATTCGGAAAGGAATAATTGTTTCATGGCATTTGCAATTTGATTTACAGATAAAGGGTCTACCAATAAGGCAGCATTACCGGCAATTTCAGGCATGGATGTAACATTGGAAGTTATTACCGGAGTTCCGGCAGCAAAAGCTTCAATGATTGGTAGACCAAAACCTTCGAATAAGGTGGTGTAGCAAACACCTAAAGCCCCTGAAATTAAGGTGTTGAGTTCGTTTTCCGGGATTCTTCCAGGAAAATGGATTTCATCCCGAAATGCTGCAGATTGCCAAGCTGTTTCCATTTCAGCCGTCCAAAAGGATTTACTTCCCGCAATAACTAGTTGCACCGGATTGGAAGTTTGTTGTTTAAATTGACAAAACGCTTGAATTAGATGGATGATATTTTTCCTTGGATGAATAGCGCCCCAATAAAGAAAATAGGGTTTTCCATTTGCATATTTGGTTTGGGATTTTTCTTTTTCTTCCGGTTGGCAAGGGTGAAATTGATTTGAAACTCCGTTATAGATTACATCAATTTTATTTCTGTCAATTTGGTAACGTTTTTCAATATCCTTTGCCGAAAATTCGGAAACTGTAGCGATTCGGGATGCTTTTGTAGCATATTTCGGAAAAAAGTACTGAAAATGAATACGATTGTACCAGACTATATCTTGGGGGTTATGTTCAAAATTTAAATCATGGATAACCGGAAGTTGCGGTACATTGCTACTCAGACTGAGATATCCATCAGGGGATAGGAATAGGTCGGCTTTGTATTTTTCTAATATGGAAGGAAGGGACCATTCGAACCACCAGTAGAAAAGCAATGGATGCCTGGCCGGTGGAAATATTGAAATTGGAATAATGTTATCGGAGTAGATAAACTCTTGTGAAAAAGGACGATCAAATAGGAAAATAAACCTAATTTCAGGATGATTTTTGGTTAACCGTCGCAATGTTTCGTCTGCAAATCGACCCAGGCCTTCCAATTTGCCGGGAAGCAAGAGTCTGGTATTTACAGCGATGGTTTTCATATTAAGCTACCACGAAAAGCCTTCGGGAGTTGCCCATTTTTTTTGAACTTTTAGAACTTGCTCAATAACGTCTCTAACACAACCTTTTCCACCCGGCAAAGAGGAGACGTATAAACTAATTTCTCTAATTTCATGAGCTGCATCTGCCGGACAACAGGGAAGAGCCACTTTCTTCATGACCTGATAATCGGGAAGGTCGTCTCCCATATAGAGTACATTGTTGGCAAGAAGGTTGGTAGAAATTAAAAAGTCATTCAAAGATTCGGTTTTATTGGCACTACCCAAATAAATATGGTGTATTCCAAGATACTCTAATCTTTGCCTTAAACTTTCCCCTTTACCGCCACTGATTATTGCTACATGGATTCCCATTTTTACAGCCAATTGCAGGGCGTAGCCGTCTTTAATATTCATTGTTCTGCCTTGCGAACCATCGGCTAAAAGAGTAATACTTCCGTCAGTTAATACACCATCAACATCCAGTACAATTGCCTTGATATGAGGTAATATTTCCTTATAGTTTTTCAATTTGCTTGGTACTATGTCCATAGTGTTCTAATATTTTTTGACTCATCATTTGATATACGTCGTGCATTAATTTATTAGATGCCAACATATTCAGGTGGTTGCTAATTACGGTGTAATCTCCTCTTCTGGCAGGACCAGTTTGCAAACTTTCGGGTTCTTTACCTTCAATTCTTTGGGCTGTTTCAAAAATCAGAGGATCGAGAATGTGTTCGGGCAAACCATTTTTCTTCAGGTAATCCTTGGAAAGGATGTAAAGGAAATTGGAAAAGTTGGAAGCAAAAATGGCTCCTAAATGAAGTTTTTTTCTTTCTTCAGAATCAATAGAATATACCAGATTGGATAAGTCTCCAGCAAGTTCTGATAGCGTTTTACTAAAGGTGGGTTGATTGGATTCAATGCAAAATGGAACCTTGGAGAAGTCTGTTGGTCGTTCTTTTACCATGGTTTGGAGTGGATAAAAAACACCAATTGTTTCAGAGCATTCTTGTAATACATTCATCGGAATGCTTCCGGAAGTGTGGGCTACCGGAATAGAGGTTCGAAGTTTCTGAGCTACCTTTTCATACCCATCATCCCGAGTACTGATAATAATTAATTCCGTTTTACCCCAATCTAATTCCGTAAAATCTGAACTGGCTTTTGCTCCAACTTTATTGGCCAATAACTCGGCTTTTTCCAATGTTCTATTGCATATCCAAACAATGGAATGACCTTTGCTACCTAGGGCAATTGCTAAATTGTTGGCAGCATTACCTGCACCAATAATAGAGATATACACCTTAGGAATGGGCTTCTTCTTTATTTAATACTTCAACAGCTTCTTCTGTTGTAGCATTTTTTTCTGTAGCAGGCAATTCCGCACCAACTAAATTGGCTTTATATTGACCTTCGTTGAGTGATCCAATTTTTTGAAGAATTTCTTGAGTATTCACTTTCGTTGAGTCAAAAGCGAATAAGGCCAGTTTTTGATCAAAGTTAACTTTGCTTTGGGTTACTCCCGGCATTTCTGAAATGGTTTCCTGAATGTGTTTTGCGCAACCTTCGGCACAGGTCATACCTTCAATAGCCACATTAATTGTTTTGTTAGCGGCAGTCTTACTTGTTGGCTGGTTGCAGGAATTTAGGATAAAAAGACTTATTAGGATAGATAGTATGTAACGCATCTTGTTTTTTTTTGCAAAAATAGTTTGTTCTATCGATAAATAATACCAATTCAAAAAAAACAAAGGCCATCTCTCCAGATGGCCTTCAACCCAATAATCATTCACCACATTTCACCAACCAATTCCTAAAAAAAGTAATTTGGAAACAAGGCCAATTTTGTTGTTGTTTTCAGCGCAAGAAGGCTCCCAAATCAAATCAAAGAAATTTACCTGGTCTAATCGCTTAGAGATGGTTTTGAACGACGATGTAAAGATAATAAATTTTGTTTAATAATTTCTTAAAAAAGTTAAACAAGAAAAATAAATTGATGTAATTTCTGTAAGGGTTTGATTTCGAGCTTGTTTTTTTTTGTTTAATGTTTTATCAAGAACTGTAAAACAAAAAAGGATTCGAATAAACGTGTTCGAATCCTT
This genomic window from Bacteroidia bacterium contains:
- a CDS encoding cation transporter: MRYILSILISLFILNSCNQPTSKTAANKTINVAIEGMTCAEGCAKHIQETISEMPGVTQSKVNFDQKLALFAFDSTKVNTQEILQKIGSLNEGQYKANLVGAELPATEKNATTEEAVEVLNKEEAHS
- a CDS encoding HAD-IIIA family hydrolase; protein product: MDIVPSKLKNYKEILPHIKAIVLDVDGVLTDGSITLLADGSQGRTMNIKDGYALQLAVKMGIHVAIISGGKGESLRQRLEYLGIHHIYLGSANKTESLNDFLISTNLLANNVLYMGDDLPDYQVMKKVALPCCPADAAHEIREISLYVSSLPGGKGCVRDVIEQVLKVQKKWATPEGFSW
- a CDS encoding DUF2520 domain-containing protein, translated to MYISIIGAGNAANNLAIALGSKGHSIVWICNRTLEKAELLANKVGAKASSDFTELDWGKTELIIISTRDDGYEKVAQKLRTSIPVAHTSGSIPMNVLQECSETIGVFYPLQTMVKERPTDFSKVPFCIESNQPTFSKTLSELAGDLSNLVYSIDSEERKKLHLGAIFASNFSNFLYILSKDYLKKNGLPEHILDPLIFETAQRIEGKEPESLQTGPARRGDYTVISNHLNMLASNKLMHDVYQMMSQKILEHYGHSTKQIEKL
- a CDS encoding glycosyltransferase family 4 protein; the encoded protein is MKTIAVNTRLLLPGKLEGLGRFADETLRRLTKNHPEIRFIFLFDRPFSQEFIYSDNIIPISIFPPARHPLLFYWWFEWSLPSILEKYKADLFLSPDGYLSLSSNVPQLPVIHDLNFEHNPQDIVWYNRIHFQYFFPKYATKASRIATVSEFSAKDIEKRYQIDRNKIDVIYNGVSNQFHPCQPEEKEKSQTKYANGKPYFLYWGAIHPRKNIIHLIQAFCQFKQQTSNPVQLVIAGSKSFWTAEMETAWQSAAFRDEIHFPGRIPENELNTLISGALGVCYTTLFEGFGLPIIEAFAAGTPVITSNVTSMPEIAGNAALLVDPLSVNQIANAMKQLFLSESDRNSLIQLGLERATQFNWNKTTELLWNSIEKVKKF
- a CDS encoding alkaline phosphatase family protein, with product MIRYLAISFSFLISFQTWSQNLPTGVITKIAFGSCNLQWSRQRIWNSVIENQPQLWIWLGDNIYADTENMDEMDRLYQRQRLNVNYKKLLQTCPVIGTWDDHDYGSNNVGKNYPEKRTSQSYHLDFFNVPSNSPRRTQEGVYQSYDLGEGSKTIKIILLDTRYFREDPGPESDMLGETQWKWLETTLQNDEAEITIIGTSIQFSAGKHVFEEWLNFPKSYERMKKTIAQSGKKHIFFISGDRHLSEVSKIDNKPSYPLFDFTSSGLTHSNFTMKDYENSTRVSPLCVSQNFGIISINWDAKLIELECRGKGNFLYYSFQIPFSELE